One Chaetodon trifascialis isolate fChaTrf1 chromosome 21, fChaTrf1.hap1, whole genome shotgun sequence genomic window carries:
- the mrtfba gene encoding myocardin-related transcription factor B isoform X1, translating into MEPEASQGQLGAEGDCGMVSLLLPSPQSEAMTHEMEELSLQPTQSLPPLNERKNVLQLRLQQRRTREQLVEQGIMPPLKSPAAFHGQIRSLERARTENFLKHKIRSRPERAELVRMHILQETGAEPSLQATQMKLKRARLADNLNEKIAQRPGPMELVEKNILPVDSTLKQAIIVGQVNYPKVLDEDSSDALSPEQPASQESQSSLPSPVDSRVPETPSPAPPPPPPPNTMLQAFPVATQAAPDFVKVIPSHEPPASRPAVTPMQPVTTAAPSKPGPTLVKQSQQKAPSEKSRSKKGKEPKSRVKKLKYHQYVPPDQKLESSEAPMDSSYARLLQQQQLFLQLQIISQQQQHYNYQTILPAPLKPVAEGQSSSASSLPTSIMVSLPTAPPPSSVAQARPNNLLSNRKPGVLPANLEEMKVAELKLELKLRGLPVSGTKTDLIERLRPFQDNPSTSAPTTTSLSSVPMEVTSTTTAPTIVLPVQQVAAESMNPTPPVSPIPTDPSALQQDSGISEAPSETQMANSGGAGLRSSPLLSFQVPEEKDRRLHEKERQIEELMRKLEQEQRLVEALKMQLEVEKRASTADSVSVSPKATTVPAMNPVPTVLNSNVVKMEGAVLSNCQTSTAATIPNSILGSQALSSLPTVVKLEDVTVSSGKPLQLQTQTQLITQIQPQAQPQVPTSPQLLSQSQRSPKLQTQPQPAAPSLQQFFISHTGGVSQVLGQHQTLLTTSGQPQTLLTATGQAGTQILLPVSLPNNATAIQLPSTTVSLQPVLQATVSNPGLVQASVPQLQTTKMEPAPTQQLANHNQLLQTLTMSNNTTGLENQTRAEMNPQCFLRSSPESRVSPRASPNHHISNGPLNKPAFILQPTSLVAQPPKAREPPRYEEAVKQSRNLHINNVSQVPTATSQQMDDLFDILIESGEITPFIQQDPSLSLTKTLPVTANITTLPVATALSRPPPQIQVAPPPTPSHVIGQSLPSLSSLATDNQLEAFLEGTLADTPPASDPRTQGLMEELQAQLMEQQPYSPMDTSDLSFCDSSSPPSSLNMGLSDPGLDNMEWLDLTMPPGPAGVLTPLGIPTDFLDSNDLHLHWD; encoded by the exons ATGGAGCCCGAGGCCTCTCAGGGGCAGCTAGGAGCAGAGGGGGACTGTGGGATGGTGAGTCTGCTGTTGCCCAGCCCCCAGAGCGAGGCGATGACCCATGAGATGGAGGAGCTGTCACTGCAGCCCACACAGAGTCTGCCTCCGCTCAATGAACGCAAAAACG tcctgCAGTTGAGGCTTCAGCAAAGGCGAACCCgggagcagctggtggagcaggGCATCATGCCAC CTCTGAAGAGCCCGGCAGCTTTCCACGGGCAGATTCGCAGCTTAGAGAGAGCCAGG ACTGAGAACTTCCTCAAGCACAAGATCCGCAGTCGCccagagagagcagagctggtCAGGATGCACATCCTGCAAG AGACTGGAGCAGAACCCTCACTGCAGGCCACCCAGATGAAACTGAAGAGGGCCCGACTGGCCGACAACCTGAACGAGAAGATCGCCCAGAGACCCGGCCCCATGGAGCTggtggaaaaaaacatcttGCCAGTGGATTCCACCCTTAAACAAGCCATCATTG TGGGCCAGGTGAACTATCCCAAGGTGCTGGATGAAGACAGCAGCGACGCCCTGTCCCCAGAGCAGCCGGCCAGCCAAGAGTCTCAGAGTTCCCTCCCCTCTCCAGTGGACAGCAGGGTGCCAGAGACACCCTCTCCagccccaccaccaccaccaccacctaaCACCATGCTGCAG GCCTTCCCAGTTGCTACACAAGCAGCACCAGACTTTGTAAAGGTGATCCCTTCCCATGAGCCACCCGCCAGCCGCCCAGCTGTCACCCCCATGCAGCCAGTCACCACAGCTGCTCCTTCAAAACCAGGCCCAACACTGGTGAAA CAAAGCCAGCAGAAGGCCCCCTCAGAGAAGAGCCGCAGTAAGAAGGGCAAAGAGCCCAAGTCCAGGGTGAAGAAGCTCAAGTACCACCAGTACGTTCCCCCAGACCAGAAGCTCGAGTCCAGTGAGGCACCCATGGACTCCTCTTATGCCCGactactgcagcagcagcagctgttcctccagctgcagatcatcagccagcaacagcagcactaCAACTACCAGACCATATTACCAGCACCGCTCAA ACCTGTGGCAGAAGGTCAGAGCAGCAGCGCCAGCAGCCTCCCGACCTCCATCATGGTGTCTTTGCCCACTGCACCTCCACCATCCTCTGTGGCTCAGGCTCGCCCGAACAACTTGCTCTCGAACCGCAAACCAGGTGTATTGCCTGCCAatctggaggagatgaag GTGGCTGAGCTAAAACTGGAGCTAAAGCTTCGTGGCCTCCCTGTGTCCGGAACAAAGACTGATCTGATAGAAAGGCTGAGGCCTTTCCAGGACAATCCCAGCACCTCTGCTCCTACCACTACCTCCCTCTCCTCCGTCCCCATGGAGGTCACCAGCACAACCACCGCCCCCACTATAGTCCTCCCAGTGCAGCAGGTGGCTGCAGAGAGCATGAACCCCACGCCACCGGTCTCACCCATCCCCACTGATCCCTCCGCCCTCCAGCAGGATTCAGGTATATCTGAGGCTCCTTCTGAAACACAAATGGCAAACTCTGGTGGGGCAGGTCTGCGGTCCTCACCTCTCCTGTCTTTCCAAGTCCCGGAGGAAAAGGACAGGAGGCTCCACGAGAAGGAGCGACAGATAGAGGAGTTAATGAGGAAGCTCgagcaggagcagaggctggTGGAGGCACTGAAGAtgcagctggaggtggagaagagggCCAGCACCGCAGACTCTGTTTCTGTATCTCCCAAAGCCACCACTGTACCTGCCATGAACCCTGTTCCTACTGTCCTGAACTCAAATGTAGTCAAAATGGAGGGTGCAGtcctgtcaaactgtcaaacatCCACTGCAGCTACAATCCCAAACTCCATCCTGGGCTCCCAggctctctcctccctgccaaCGGTGGTCAAGTTGGAGGATGTGACCGTTTCCTCTGGCAAGCCACTCCAGCTGCAGACCCAAACCCAGCTCATCACCCAGATCCAGCCCCAAGCCCAGCCCCAGGTACCCACAAGCCCACAGCTACTCTCCCAGTCACAGAGAAGTCCCAAGCTCCAGACCCAGCCCCAGCCCGCAGCCCCCAGCCTGCAGCAGTTCTTCATCAGCCACACGGGTGGAGTATCCCAGGTGCTGGGTCAGCATCAGACGTTGTTAACCACATCTGGTCAACCTCAGACTCTGCTGACCGCGACTGGCCAAGCTGGAACTCAGATCCTGCTCCCTGTCTCACTACCCAACAACGCCACTGCAATCCAGCTGCCAAGCACCACTGTCAGCCTGCAG CCTGTTCTTCAGGCCACAGTCTCAAATCCCGGCCTGGTCCAGGCTTCAGTTCCTCAGCTGCAAACCACTAAGATGGAGCCGGCCCCCACCCAGCAGTTAGCCAACCACAATCAATTGCTACAA ACGCTGACTATGTCCAATAACACCACTGGTTTGGAGAACCAGACTAGAGCTGAGATGAATCCTCAGTGTTTCCTGAGAAGCTCCCCAGAGAGCAGGGTCTCTCCACGGGCGTCACCCAACCACCACATCTCCAACGGACCCCTCAACAAG CCTGCCTTCATCCTTCAGCCCACCTCCCTTGTCGCTCAGCCTCCGAAGGCAAGAGAGCCTCCCCGCTACGAGGAGGCCGTCAAACAGAGCCGCAACTTGCACATCAACAATGTTTCACAG GTTCCCACGGCAACCAGCCAGCAAATGGATGACTTGTTCGACATTCTCATAGAGAGTGGAG AAATCACTCCCTTTATCCAGCAGGACCCTTCACTGTCTCTCACTAAGACCCTCCCAGTCACGGCAAACATCACCACCCTGCCGGTTGCCACCGCTCTTTCCAGGCCGCCTCCACAAATCCAGGTGGCCCCTCCACCCACCCCGAGCCACGTCATTGGCCAAAGCTTGCCCAGCCTCTCCTCGCTGGCCACAGACAATCAGCTGGAGGCTTTTCTGGAGGGCACACTGGCTGATACTCCGCCAGCGTCAGACCCCCGCACACAGGGCctgatggaggagctgcaggctcaGCTGATGGAGCAGCAGCCCTACTCACCCATGGACACATCAGACCTGTCCTTCTGCgattcctcctctccaccctcctccctcaACATGGGCCTGTCCGACCCAGGCCTGGACAATATGGAGTGGCTGGACCTTACCATGCCACCAGGCCCCGCTGGGGTGCTCACACCACTGGGGATCCCAACGGACTTCCTGGATTCAAATGACCTCCACCTGCACTGGGACTGA
- the mrtfba gene encoding myocardin-related transcription factor B isoform X2 has translation MEPEASQGQLGAEGDCGMVSLLLPSPQSEAMTHEMEELSLQPTQSLPPLNERKNVLQLRLQQRRTREQLVEQGIMPPLKSPAAFHGQIRSLERARTENFLKHKIRSRPERAELVRMHILQETGAEPSLQATQMKLKRARLADNLNEKIAQRPGPMELVEKNILPVDSTLKQAIIVGQVNYPKVLDEDSSDALSPEQPASQESQSSLPSPVDSRVPETPSPAPPPPPPPNTMLQAFPVATQAAPDFVKVIPSHEPPASRPAVTPMQPVTTAAPSKPGPTLVKQSQQKAPSEKSRSKKGKEPKSRVKKLKYHQYVPPDQKLESSEAPMDSSYARLLQQQQLFLQLQIISQQQQHYNYQTILPAPLKPVAEGQSSSASSLPTSIMVSLPTAPPPSSVAQARPNNLLSNRKPGVLPANLEEMKVAELKLELKLRGLPVSGTKTDLIERLRPFQDNPSTSAPTTTSLSSVPMEVTSTTTAPTIVLPVQQVAAESMNPTPPVSPIPTDPSALQQDSGISEAPSETQMANSGGAGLRSSPLLSFQVPEEKDRRLHEKERQIEELMRKLEQEQRLVEALKMQLEVEKRASTADSVSVSPKATTVPAMNPVPTVLNSNVVKMEGAVLSNCQTSTAATIPNSILGSQALSSLPTVVKLEDVTVSSGKPLQLQTQTQLITQIQPQAQPQVPTSPQLLSQSQRSPKLQTQPQPAAPSLQQFFISHTGGVSQVLGQHQTLLTTSGQPQTLLTATGQAGTQILLPVSLPNNATAIQLPSTTVSLQTLTMSNNTTGLENQTRAEMNPQCFLRSSPESRVSPRASPNHHISNGPLNKPAFILQPTSLVAQPPKAREPPRYEEAVKQSRNLHINNVSQVPTATSQQMDDLFDILIESGEITPFIQQDPSLSLTKTLPVTANITTLPVATALSRPPPQIQVAPPPTPSHVIGQSLPSLSSLATDNQLEAFLEGTLADTPPASDPRTQGLMEELQAQLMEQQPYSPMDTSDLSFCDSSSPPSSLNMGLSDPGLDNMEWLDLTMPPGPAGVLTPLGIPTDFLDSNDLHLHWD, from the exons ATGGAGCCCGAGGCCTCTCAGGGGCAGCTAGGAGCAGAGGGGGACTGTGGGATGGTGAGTCTGCTGTTGCCCAGCCCCCAGAGCGAGGCGATGACCCATGAGATGGAGGAGCTGTCACTGCAGCCCACACAGAGTCTGCCTCCGCTCAATGAACGCAAAAACG tcctgCAGTTGAGGCTTCAGCAAAGGCGAACCCgggagcagctggtggagcaggGCATCATGCCAC CTCTGAAGAGCCCGGCAGCTTTCCACGGGCAGATTCGCAGCTTAGAGAGAGCCAGG ACTGAGAACTTCCTCAAGCACAAGATCCGCAGTCGCccagagagagcagagctggtCAGGATGCACATCCTGCAAG AGACTGGAGCAGAACCCTCACTGCAGGCCACCCAGATGAAACTGAAGAGGGCCCGACTGGCCGACAACCTGAACGAGAAGATCGCCCAGAGACCCGGCCCCATGGAGCTggtggaaaaaaacatcttGCCAGTGGATTCCACCCTTAAACAAGCCATCATTG TGGGCCAGGTGAACTATCCCAAGGTGCTGGATGAAGACAGCAGCGACGCCCTGTCCCCAGAGCAGCCGGCCAGCCAAGAGTCTCAGAGTTCCCTCCCCTCTCCAGTGGACAGCAGGGTGCCAGAGACACCCTCTCCagccccaccaccaccaccaccacctaaCACCATGCTGCAG GCCTTCCCAGTTGCTACACAAGCAGCACCAGACTTTGTAAAGGTGATCCCTTCCCATGAGCCACCCGCCAGCCGCCCAGCTGTCACCCCCATGCAGCCAGTCACCACAGCTGCTCCTTCAAAACCAGGCCCAACACTGGTGAAA CAAAGCCAGCAGAAGGCCCCCTCAGAGAAGAGCCGCAGTAAGAAGGGCAAAGAGCCCAAGTCCAGGGTGAAGAAGCTCAAGTACCACCAGTACGTTCCCCCAGACCAGAAGCTCGAGTCCAGTGAGGCACCCATGGACTCCTCTTATGCCCGactactgcagcagcagcagctgttcctccagctgcagatcatcagccagcaacagcagcactaCAACTACCAGACCATATTACCAGCACCGCTCAA ACCTGTGGCAGAAGGTCAGAGCAGCAGCGCCAGCAGCCTCCCGACCTCCATCATGGTGTCTTTGCCCACTGCACCTCCACCATCCTCTGTGGCTCAGGCTCGCCCGAACAACTTGCTCTCGAACCGCAAACCAGGTGTATTGCCTGCCAatctggaggagatgaag GTGGCTGAGCTAAAACTGGAGCTAAAGCTTCGTGGCCTCCCTGTGTCCGGAACAAAGACTGATCTGATAGAAAGGCTGAGGCCTTTCCAGGACAATCCCAGCACCTCTGCTCCTACCACTACCTCCCTCTCCTCCGTCCCCATGGAGGTCACCAGCACAACCACCGCCCCCACTATAGTCCTCCCAGTGCAGCAGGTGGCTGCAGAGAGCATGAACCCCACGCCACCGGTCTCACCCATCCCCACTGATCCCTCCGCCCTCCAGCAGGATTCAGGTATATCTGAGGCTCCTTCTGAAACACAAATGGCAAACTCTGGTGGGGCAGGTCTGCGGTCCTCACCTCTCCTGTCTTTCCAAGTCCCGGAGGAAAAGGACAGGAGGCTCCACGAGAAGGAGCGACAGATAGAGGAGTTAATGAGGAAGCTCgagcaggagcagaggctggTGGAGGCACTGAAGAtgcagctggaggtggagaagagggCCAGCACCGCAGACTCTGTTTCTGTATCTCCCAAAGCCACCACTGTACCTGCCATGAACCCTGTTCCTACTGTCCTGAACTCAAATGTAGTCAAAATGGAGGGTGCAGtcctgtcaaactgtcaaacatCCACTGCAGCTACAATCCCAAACTCCATCCTGGGCTCCCAggctctctcctccctgccaaCGGTGGTCAAGTTGGAGGATGTGACCGTTTCCTCTGGCAAGCCACTCCAGCTGCAGACCCAAACCCAGCTCATCACCCAGATCCAGCCCCAAGCCCAGCCCCAGGTACCCACAAGCCCACAGCTACTCTCCCAGTCACAGAGAAGTCCCAAGCTCCAGACCCAGCCCCAGCCCGCAGCCCCCAGCCTGCAGCAGTTCTTCATCAGCCACACGGGTGGAGTATCCCAGGTGCTGGGTCAGCATCAGACGTTGTTAACCACATCTGGTCAACCTCAGACTCTGCTGACCGCGACTGGCCAAGCTGGAACTCAGATCCTGCTCCCTGTCTCACTACCCAACAACGCCACTGCAATCCAGCTGCCAAGCACCACTGTCAGCCTGCAG ACGCTGACTATGTCCAATAACACCACTGGTTTGGAGAACCAGACTAGAGCTGAGATGAATCCTCAGTGTTTCCTGAGAAGCTCCCCAGAGAGCAGGGTCTCTCCACGGGCGTCACCCAACCACCACATCTCCAACGGACCCCTCAACAAG CCTGCCTTCATCCTTCAGCCCACCTCCCTTGTCGCTCAGCCTCCGAAGGCAAGAGAGCCTCCCCGCTACGAGGAGGCCGTCAAACAGAGCCGCAACTTGCACATCAACAATGTTTCACAG GTTCCCACGGCAACCAGCCAGCAAATGGATGACTTGTTCGACATTCTCATAGAGAGTGGAG AAATCACTCCCTTTATCCAGCAGGACCCTTCACTGTCTCTCACTAAGACCCTCCCAGTCACGGCAAACATCACCACCCTGCCGGTTGCCACCGCTCTTTCCAGGCCGCCTCCACAAATCCAGGTGGCCCCTCCACCCACCCCGAGCCACGTCATTGGCCAAAGCTTGCCCAGCCTCTCCTCGCTGGCCACAGACAATCAGCTGGAGGCTTTTCTGGAGGGCACACTGGCTGATACTCCGCCAGCGTCAGACCCCCGCACACAGGGCctgatggaggagctgcaggctcaGCTGATGGAGCAGCAGCCCTACTCACCCATGGACACATCAGACCTGTCCTTCTGCgattcctcctctccaccctcctccctcaACATGGGCCTGTCCGACCCAGGCCTGGACAATATGGAGTGGCTGGACCTTACCATGCCACCAGGCCCCGCTGGGGTGCTCACACCACTGGGGATCCCAACGGACTTCCTGGATTCAAATGACCTCCACCTGCACTGGGACTGA
- the mrtfba gene encoding myocardin-related transcription factor B isoform X3: MEPEASQGQLGAEGDCGMVSLLLPSPQSEAMTHEMEELSLQPTQSLPPLNERKNVLQLRLQQRRTREQLVEQGIMPPLKSPAAFHGQIRSLERARTENFLKHKIRSRPERAELVRMHILQETGAEPSLQATQMKLKRARLADNLNEKIAQRPGPMELVEKNILPVDSTLKQAIIVGQVNYPKVLDEDSSDALSPEQPASQESQSSLPSPVDSRVPETPSPAPPPPPPPNTMLQAFPVATQAAPDFVKVIPSHEPPASRPAVTPMQPVTTAAPSKPGPTLVKQSQQKAPSEKSRSKKGKEPKSRVKKLKYHQYVPPDQKLESSEAPMDSSYARLLQQQQLFLQLQIISQQQQHYNYQTILPAPLKPVAEGQSSSASSLPTSIMVSLPTAPPPSSVAQARPNNLLSNRKPGVLPANLEEMKVAELKLELKLRGLPVSGTKTDLIERLRPFQDNPSTSAPTTTSLSSVPMEVTSTTTAPTIVLPVQQVAAESMNPTPPVSPIPTDPSALQQDSGISEAPSETQMANSGGAGLRSSPLLSFQVPEEKDRRLHEKERQIEELMRKLEQEQRLVEALKMQLEVEKRASTADSVSVSPKATTVPAMNPVPTVLNSNVVKMEGAVLSNCQTSTAATIPNSILGSQALSSLPTVVKLEDVTVSSGKPLQLQTQTQLITQIQPQAQPQVPTSPQLLSQSQRSPKLQTQPQPAAPSLQQFFISHTGGVSQVLGQHQTLLTTSGQPQTLLTATGQAGTQILLPVSLPNNATAIQLPSTTVSLQPVLQATVSNPGLVQASVPQLQTTKMEPAPTQQLANHNQLLQVSHTS, from the exons ATGGAGCCCGAGGCCTCTCAGGGGCAGCTAGGAGCAGAGGGGGACTGTGGGATGGTGAGTCTGCTGTTGCCCAGCCCCCAGAGCGAGGCGATGACCCATGAGATGGAGGAGCTGTCACTGCAGCCCACACAGAGTCTGCCTCCGCTCAATGAACGCAAAAACG tcctgCAGTTGAGGCTTCAGCAAAGGCGAACCCgggagcagctggtggagcaggGCATCATGCCAC CTCTGAAGAGCCCGGCAGCTTTCCACGGGCAGATTCGCAGCTTAGAGAGAGCCAGG ACTGAGAACTTCCTCAAGCACAAGATCCGCAGTCGCccagagagagcagagctggtCAGGATGCACATCCTGCAAG AGACTGGAGCAGAACCCTCACTGCAGGCCACCCAGATGAAACTGAAGAGGGCCCGACTGGCCGACAACCTGAACGAGAAGATCGCCCAGAGACCCGGCCCCATGGAGCTggtggaaaaaaacatcttGCCAGTGGATTCCACCCTTAAACAAGCCATCATTG TGGGCCAGGTGAACTATCCCAAGGTGCTGGATGAAGACAGCAGCGACGCCCTGTCCCCAGAGCAGCCGGCCAGCCAAGAGTCTCAGAGTTCCCTCCCCTCTCCAGTGGACAGCAGGGTGCCAGAGACACCCTCTCCagccccaccaccaccaccaccacctaaCACCATGCTGCAG GCCTTCCCAGTTGCTACACAAGCAGCACCAGACTTTGTAAAGGTGATCCCTTCCCATGAGCCACCCGCCAGCCGCCCAGCTGTCACCCCCATGCAGCCAGTCACCACAGCTGCTCCTTCAAAACCAGGCCCAACACTGGTGAAA CAAAGCCAGCAGAAGGCCCCCTCAGAGAAGAGCCGCAGTAAGAAGGGCAAAGAGCCCAAGTCCAGGGTGAAGAAGCTCAAGTACCACCAGTACGTTCCCCCAGACCAGAAGCTCGAGTCCAGTGAGGCACCCATGGACTCCTCTTATGCCCGactactgcagcagcagcagctgttcctccagctgcagatcatcagccagcaacagcagcactaCAACTACCAGACCATATTACCAGCACCGCTCAA ACCTGTGGCAGAAGGTCAGAGCAGCAGCGCCAGCAGCCTCCCGACCTCCATCATGGTGTCTTTGCCCACTGCACCTCCACCATCCTCTGTGGCTCAGGCTCGCCCGAACAACTTGCTCTCGAACCGCAAACCAGGTGTATTGCCTGCCAatctggaggagatgaag GTGGCTGAGCTAAAACTGGAGCTAAAGCTTCGTGGCCTCCCTGTGTCCGGAACAAAGACTGATCTGATAGAAAGGCTGAGGCCTTTCCAGGACAATCCCAGCACCTCTGCTCCTACCACTACCTCCCTCTCCTCCGTCCCCATGGAGGTCACCAGCACAACCACCGCCCCCACTATAGTCCTCCCAGTGCAGCAGGTGGCTGCAGAGAGCATGAACCCCACGCCACCGGTCTCACCCATCCCCACTGATCCCTCCGCCCTCCAGCAGGATTCAGGTATATCTGAGGCTCCTTCTGAAACACAAATGGCAAACTCTGGTGGGGCAGGTCTGCGGTCCTCACCTCTCCTGTCTTTCCAAGTCCCGGAGGAAAAGGACAGGAGGCTCCACGAGAAGGAGCGACAGATAGAGGAGTTAATGAGGAAGCTCgagcaggagcagaggctggTGGAGGCACTGAAGAtgcagctggaggtggagaagagggCCAGCACCGCAGACTCTGTTTCTGTATCTCCCAAAGCCACCACTGTACCTGCCATGAACCCTGTTCCTACTGTCCTGAACTCAAATGTAGTCAAAATGGAGGGTGCAGtcctgtcaaactgtcaaacatCCACTGCAGCTACAATCCCAAACTCCATCCTGGGCTCCCAggctctctcctccctgccaaCGGTGGTCAAGTTGGAGGATGTGACCGTTTCCTCTGGCAAGCCACTCCAGCTGCAGACCCAAACCCAGCTCATCACCCAGATCCAGCCCCAAGCCCAGCCCCAGGTACCCACAAGCCCACAGCTACTCTCCCAGTCACAGAGAAGTCCCAAGCTCCAGACCCAGCCCCAGCCCGCAGCCCCCAGCCTGCAGCAGTTCTTCATCAGCCACACGGGTGGAGTATCCCAGGTGCTGGGTCAGCATCAGACGTTGTTAACCACATCTGGTCAACCTCAGACTCTGCTGACCGCGACTGGCCAAGCTGGAACTCAGATCCTGCTCCCTGTCTCACTACCCAACAACGCCACTGCAATCCAGCTGCCAAGCACCACTGTCAGCCTGCAG CCTGTTCTTCAGGCCACAGTCTCAAATCCCGGCCTGGTCCAGGCTTCAGTTCCTCAGCTGCAAACCACTAAGATGGAGCCGGCCCCCACCCAGCAGTTAGCCAACCACAATCAATTGCTACAAGTCAGTCACACTTCATAA